A single genomic interval of Croceibacter atlanticus HTCC2559 harbors:
- a CDS encoding helix-turn-helix domain-containing protein: MKDILRINSIAEVHKFFGLEKPKHPLISVLRVTNELQKKDLEKFKYALGLYQISLKESCAYTISNYGRNQYDFEEGSMIFMAPHQVVEVEKQNIPTNSGSWSIVFHPDLIRKSELGKKIDKYSFFDYASHEALHLSNDERNTLSAIATTIEQEFTQQIDMHSQTLIISNLELLLNYCIRFYDRQFYTRTNLNQDLVSKFETLLKDYYALNKQEELGIPTVQYCGAALNMSPKYLSDLLKKETGSSTQDHIHKFIIEKAKYNLLNSTVSASEIAYNLGFEYPQYFSKIFKKKTALSPNAFRQSYN, encoded by the coding sequence ATGAAAGATATTTTAAGAATAAATAGTATAGCTGAAGTTCATAAATTCTTTGGATTAGAAAAACCTAAACACCCTTTAATCTCTGTGCTTCGAGTTACTAATGAACTACAGAAAAAAGACTTAGAAAAGTTTAAATATGCTTTAGGTCTTTATCAAATTAGCTTAAAAGAAAGTTGTGCCTATACCATTTCCAACTACGGTAGAAATCAATATGATTTTGAAGAAGGCTCTATGATATTTATGGCGCCACATCAAGTTGTTGAAGTGGAGAAACAAAATATTCCCACAAACAGCGGAAGCTGGTCAATCGTTTTTCATCCAGACTTAATTAGAAAATCTGAACTCGGTAAAAAAATAGATAAGTATTCATTTTTTGATTACGCATCTCACGAGGCGCTTCATTTATCAAATGATGAGCGTAATACACTATCTGCTATTGCTACAACAATTGAGCAGGAATTTACGCAGCAAATAGATATGCATAGCCAAACTTTAATTATTTCAAATTTAGAGCTGTTGCTAAACTATTGCATACGATTTTATGATCGCCAATTTTATACAAGGACAAATCTTAACCAAGACTTGGTGAGTAAATTTGAAACCTTACTAAAAGATTATTATGCTTTAAATAAACAAGAGGAATTAGGTATTCCTACTGTACAGTATTGTGGTGCTGCATTAAATATGTCTCCAAAATACTTAAGTGATTTGCTAAAGAAGGAAACTGGCTCAAGCACGCAAGACCACATACACAAGTTTATTATTGAAAAAGCTAAATATAATCTTCTAAATTCAACAGTGAGTGCAAGCGAAATAGCCTATAATTTGGGGTTTGAGTATCCTCAATATTTCAGTAAAATATTTAAAAAGAAAACTGCGCTTAGTCCCAATGCGTTTAGACAAAGTTATAATTAA
- a CDS encoding pyruvate carboxylase: protein MNINKVLVANRGEIAIRIFRACTEINVKTVGVYTFEDRYSLHRYKADESYQIGEDNDPLKPYLNKDELIRVALENNVDAIHPGYGFLSENAEFAQKCKDNGIIFIGPKVSVLKSLGDKITAKQVALENNVPIIQSNSKDLDSIDIAISEAEAIGYPVMLKAASGGGGRGMRVIREEDELRRAFNESKREALNAFGDDTVFLEKFVENPKHIEIQIVADNHGNMVHLFERDCSVQRRYQKVIEFAPSYDLDTSIKEDLYKYAVKICKAVNYNNIGTVEFLVDDDGSIYFIEVNPRIQVEHTVTEVVTNIDLVKTQLFIAGNYKLSDQQIKIPNQEAVKVNGYALQCRITTEDPQNDFKPDYGTISTYRSASGFGIRLDAGSVYQGATISPFFDSMLVKVTANSRTLDGASRKIRRALAEFRIRGVKTNMPFLDNILAHDTFRKGEVTVNFIKSHPDLFTFKAPRNRATKLVTYLGDVIVNGNPDVKKKDPSKVFIKPEVPKYDKSASYPEGTKDLLTKLGPDEFSKWLKAEKKVHFTDTTMRDAHQSLLATRMRTYDMLKVAEGYAKNHPDIFSMEVWGGATFDVCMRFLQENPWQRLKLLREAMPNVLLQMLIRGSNGVGYTAYPDNLIAEFVEQSWNTGVDVFRIFDSLNWMQSIAPCIEHVRTRTKGLAEASICYTGDILNPENKKYNLNYYTSLAKDIENAGAHILAIKDMAGLLKPYAAYELISALKDTVNIPIHLHTHDTSSIQAATYLKAVEAGVDVVDVALGGLSGLTSQPNFNSVVEMLKYQERSSTINTKSLSEYSHYWETVRDYYYPFESGLKAGSGDVYTHEIPGGQYSNLKPQAQALGLEDRFHEITAMYADVNSLFGDIVKVTPSSKVVGDMAQYLVSNNLTIKDVLERGDSISFPQSVVSFFKGDLGQPVGGFPKDLQKLILKDTKAYTERPNSQLPELDIDKEYKEFKDMFENDMSRTLDITDFLSYKLYPKVFLDAYNNHLKYDNLINLPTKNFFYGMEIGEEIIIELDRGKTLLITLDSVGEPNEDGIVDVYFRVNGQGRIVKIKDTSVKVDKVEYKKADKADDKEIGAPLQGMLSTILVKKGDAVKKNQPLFIIEAMKMETTITANVDATVKEIILKENIMVNSEDLVLTLE, encoded by the coding sequence ATGAATATTAATAAAGTATTAGTTGCCAATAGAGGAGAAATAGCTATTCGTATTTTTAGAGCGTGTACAGAGATAAACGTAAAAACAGTTGGCGTTTATACTTTTGAAGATCGCTATTCATTACATCGATATAAAGCAGATGAGTCTTACCAAATAGGAGAGGACAACGATCCTTTAAAACCCTATTTAAATAAGGATGAATTAATTAGAGTAGCATTAGAAAATAATGTAGATGCTATTCATCCTGGATATGGGTTTCTTTCTGAAAATGCAGAATTTGCTCAAAAGTGTAAAGACAACGGAATCATATTTATTGGACCTAAAGTGTCAGTTTTAAAATCTTTAGGAGATAAGATTACTGCCAAGCAAGTGGCGTTAGAGAATAATGTCCCAATTATACAAAGTAACTCAAAAGACTTAGACTCTATTGATATTGCTATTAGCGAGGCAGAAGCCATTGGCTATCCAGTAATGCTTAAGGCTGCTTCTGGTGGTGGTGGTAGAGGTATGCGTGTTATAAGAGAAGAAGATGAGTTAAGGCGTGCATTTAACGAAAGTAAACGCGAAGCCTTAAATGCATTTGGAGACGATACCGTTTTTCTTGAAAAATTTGTAGAAAACCCTAAGCATATTGAAATCCAGATTGTAGCAGATAATCATGGTAATATGGTGCATTTGTTTGAACGAGATTGTTCTGTACAACGTCGTTATCAAAAGGTAATAGAGTTTGCACCTTCGTATGATTTAGATACATCTATAAAAGAAGATTTATATAAGTATGCAGTAAAGATTTGTAAAGCGGTAAACTATAATAATATAGGTACTGTAGAATTTTTGGTAGATGATGATGGCTCTATTTATTTTATTGAAGTAAATCCGCGTATACAAGTAGAACATACAGTTACAGAAGTTGTTACTAATATAGACTTGGTAAAAACACAGTTGTTTATAGCTGGAAATTATAAGTTAAGCGATCAACAAATTAAGATTCCTAATCAAGAAGCTGTAAAGGTTAATGGTTATGCTTTACAATGCCGTATTACCACAGAAGATCCTCAAAATGATTTCAAACCAGATTATGGTACAATCTCTACTTACAGAAGTGCCTCAGGATTTGGTATTCGTCTAGATGCTGGTAGTGTGTATCAAGGTGCTACAATATCACCTTTTTTCGACTCTATGTTGGTAAAAGTTACTGCTAATAGTAGAACATTAGATGGTGCTTCACGAAAAATTAGAAGAGCTTTAGCCGAGTTTAGAATACGTGGCGTAAAAACCAATATGCCATTCTTAGATAACATACTAGCTCATGACACATTTAGAAAAGGTGAGGTAACTGTAAACTTTATTAAATCTCATCCAGACTTATTTACGTTTAAAGCACCTAGAAACAGAGCAACAAAATTAGTAACCTATTTAGGAGATGTAATTGTTAACGGAAATCCAGATGTAAAGAAAAAAGATCCATCTAAAGTATTTATAAAACCCGAAGTACCAAAGTATGATAAGTCTGCCAGCTATCCAGAAGGCACAAAAGATTTACTTACAAAATTAGGTCCAGATGAATTTTCTAAGTGGTTAAAAGCAGAAAAGAAAGTACATTTTACAGACACCACAATGCGTGATGCACACCAAAGTTTACTTGCTACACGTATGCGTACTTACGATATGCTAAAAGTTGCAGAAGGATATGCTAAAAATCATCCAGACATTTTTAGTATGGAAGTTTGGGGTGGCGCAACCTTTGATGTTTGTATGCGTTTTTTACAAGAAAACCCTTGGCAACGCTTAAAATTGCTTAGAGAGGCAATGCCTAATGTATTATTACAAATGCTTATTAGAGGTTCAAATGGTGTTGGTTATACTGCATATCCAGACAACCTTATTGCAGAATTTGTAGAACAATCTTGGAATACTGGAGTAGATGTGTTTAGAATTTTTGATTCTTTAAACTGGATGCAATCAATAGCACCTTGTATTGAACACGTAAGAACTCGCACTAAAGGTCTTGCAGAAGCGTCAATATGTTATACTGGCGATATCCTAAACCCTGAAAATAAAAAGTATAACCTTAACTATTATACAAGTTTAGCAAAAGATATAGAAAATGCAGGTGCACATATTCTTGCCATTAAAGATATGGCTGGATTATTAAAACCCTATGCAGCGTATGAGTTAATATCGGCATTAAAGGATACCGTAAATATTCCTATTCACCTACATACTCATGATACATCTTCCATACAGGCAGCTACTTATTTAAAGGCTGTTGAAGCTGGTGTAGATGTAGTTGATGTAGCTTTAGGAGGCTTATCTGGTCTTACGTCTCAACCAAACTTCAATTCAGTTGTAGAAATGCTTAAGTATCAAGAGCGCTCTTCAACAATAAATACCAAGTCTTTAAGTGAATATTCTCACTATTGGGAAACAGTGAGAGATTATTATTATCCATTTGAGTCTGGTCTTAAAGCAGGCTCTGGAGATGTGTATACTCACGAAATTCCTGGAGGACAATATTCTAATTTAAAACCACAGGCGCAAGCATTAGGTTTAGAAGATCGTTTCCACGAAATAACGGCAATGTACGCAGATGTAAATTCACTTTTTGGCGATATTGTTAAGGTAACACCAAGCTCTAAGGTTGTTGGAGATATGGCACAGTATCTTGTAAGTAATAACCTTACAATAAAAGATGTATTGGAGCGTGGAGATAGTATATCTTTCCCGCAATCTGTAGTTAGTTTCTTTAAAGGTGACTTAGGGCAACCAGTTGGTGGATTCCCAAAAGACTTGCAAAAACTTATTTTGAAAGACACAAAAGCTTATACAGAGCGACCAAATTCTCAATTACCAGAATTAGATATAGATAAAGAGTATAAGGAGTTTAAAGACATGTTCGAAAATGATATGAGTAGAACACTGGATATTACAGACTTCTTATCTTACAAACTTTACCCAAAAGTATTTTTAGATGCCTATAACAATCATTTAAAATATGACAACCTGATAAACCTGCCTACTAAAAACTTTTTCTACGGCATGGAGATAGGTGAGGAGATAATTATTGAATTAGATAGAGGTAAAACACTACTAATTACCTTAGACTCTGTTGGAGAACCTAACGAAGATGGTATTGTAGATGTTTATTTTAGGGTTAACGGCCAAGGTCGTATTGTAAAAATAAAAGACACTTCTGTTAAGGTAGATAAGGTTGAGTATAAAAAAGCTGATAAAGCAGATGATAAAGAAATAGGTGCGCCGTTACAAGGAATGCTGTCTACCATTCTTGTTAAAAAAGGAGATGCTGTAAAAAAGAATCAACCTTTATTTATTATTGAAGCAATGAAAATGGAAACTACAATTACTGCAAATGTAGATGCTACTGTGAAAGAAATTATTCTTAAAGAAAATATTATGGTAAACTCAGAAGACCTAGTATTAACTTTAGAATAA
- a CDS encoding efflux RND transporter periplasmic adaptor subunit: MKKRIIYLSLLLGVTTVTLISCGDSNANSETQAQPKATPMAVSTIPNKTVTSYLTYPTTIEGKVNSEVRAKVSGYIQRVLVDEGEQVKKGQALFKLETQSLSQDAAAAKANVNAAQVEVDKLVPLVEKGIISNVQLETAKAKLEQAKSGYNSIAANIGYATVKSPVNGFVGSITYREGSLVSATSTKPLTTVSDIQDVYANFSMNERDYLNFLQKTEGKNLNEKLKNFPNVKLVLANGQEYAHSGVIETVTGQIDPNTGTVSFRAVFKNPNQLITNGNSGTIKVPTEYTDAVVVPQTATFEQQGQTFVYKVNSENLAIATLVSVKDTSNNLFIIDSGISAGDKIVVKGIGKLRNKTPIAPQEVPFDSIAKPIQTLFQ, translated from the coding sequence ATGAAGAAGAGAATCATATATTTAAGCCTGTTGTTAGGTGTCACCACAGTAACGCTTATAAGTTGTGGAGACAGTAATGCTAACTCAGAAACACAAGCCCAACCTAAAGCCACTCCTATGGCTGTAAGTACTATTCCTAATAAAACTGTAACGTCTTATTTAACTTACCCAACAACTATTGAGGGAAAAGTAAATAGTGAAGTTAGAGCTAAAGTATCTGGCTATATACAACGAGTGTTGGTAGATGAAGGTGAACAAGTAAAAAAAGGACAAGCTCTATTTAAACTTGAAACACAATCTTTAAGTCAAGATGCTGCTGCTGCAAAAGCTAATGTAAATGCTGCTCAGGTTGAAGTAGATAAATTAGTGCCTTTAGTGGAAAAAGGTATTATAAGTAATGTACAATTAGAAACTGCAAAAGCTAAACTTGAACAAGCTAAAAGCGGTTACAATAGTATTGCTGCTAATATTGGTTATGCAACTGTGAAAAGCCCTGTTAATGGTTTTGTTGGTTCTATAACTTATAGAGAAGGTTCTTTAGTTAGTGCTACAAGTACTAAACCATTAACTACTGTTTCAGACATTCAAGACGTTTATGCTAATTTTTCTATGAATGAACGCGACTATCTTAATTTTTTACAGAAAACTGAAGGAAAGAACTTAAATGAAAAACTTAAGAATTTCCCTAATGTAAAATTAGTACTTGCCAATGGTCAGGAATATGCTCATAGCGGTGTTATTGAAACTGTTACAGGACAGATAGATCCTAATACGGGAACAGTAAGCTTTAGAGCTGTATTTAAAAACCCTAATCAATTAATTACTAATGGAAACAGTGGTACTATAAAAGTACCTACGGAGTATACAGATGCAGTAGTTGTCCCGCAAACAGCAACATTTGAACAACAAGGACAAACTTTTGTATACAAGGTTAATAGTGAAAATTTAGCCATTGCTACACTAGTAAGTGTAAAAGACACTTCTAACAACTTGTTTATTATAGATTCTGGTATTTCTGCCGGAGACAAGATTGTTGTAAAAGGTATTGGAAAGCTTAGGAATAAAACACCTATTGCTCCTCAAGAGGTACCTTTTGATAGTATTGCGAAGCCTATTCAAACATTATTTCAATAA
- a CDS encoding LLM class flavin-dependent oxidoreductase: MSKDKSQETIPYSILELATVGKGVSVSDTFKNSLKLAQAAEDLGYKRFWLAEHHNMVSIASSATSVLMSHIAGGTKSIRVGSGGIMLPNHSSLIIAEQFSTLAHLYPDRIDLGLGRAPGTDQTTAQAIRPDRMQAVYQFPQELEQIQKYFSKENVNAKVRVPIAEGINLPTYILGSSTDSAHLAAKLGLPYVFASHFAPTHLFEAFEIYRREFKPSKFLKEPKTIACINAIVADSNEEAERISTSMIRMLIGVLTGRLDYMQPPTAMTPDLKAVVENPALQRMMAYAFAGDKAMVSEKTKQFLEDTQADELMVVSHIYDYEDRLKSVTLFAELMKDLNAVPA, encoded by the coding sequence ATGTCTAAAGATAAATCACAGGAAACTATACCATATTCAATATTAGAATTAGCAACAGTTGGTAAAGGAGTTTCGGTTTCAGATACTTTTAAGAATAGCTTAAAATTAGCGCAAGCTGCAGAAGATTTAGGCTATAAAAGATTCTGGTTGGCAGAACATCATAATATGGTGAGTATTGCCAGTTCTGCAACTTCTGTTTTAATGAGTCATATTGCTGGTGGCACCAAAAGTATACGAGTTGGTTCTGGAGGAATTATGTTACCAAATCACTCTTCTTTAATTATTGCTGAACAATTTAGTACGCTTGCACACTTGTATCCAGATAGAATAGATTTAGGATTAGGACGCGCTCCAGGAACAGACCAGACCACAGCACAAGCCATAAGACCAGATAGAATGCAAGCTGTGTATCAATTTCCTCAAGAATTAGAGCAAATACAAAAGTACTTTTCTAAAGAAAATGTAAATGCTAAAGTGAGAGTGCCCATTGCTGAAGGTATTAACTTGCCAACCTACATATTGGGTTCAAGTACAGATAGTGCCCACTTAGCAGCCAAACTTGGGTTACCATATGTTTTTGCAAGTCATTTTGCTCCTACACATTTGTTTGAAGCATTTGAGATATATAGACGAGAATTTAAACCCTCTAAATTTCTTAAAGAACCAAAAACTATTGCTTGCATTAATGCAATAGTTGCAGACTCAAATGAAGAAGCAGAGCGCATTTCTACATCTATGATACGTATGCTTATAGGAGTTTTAACTGGTAGATTAGATTATATGCAACCACCAACAGCTATGACGCCAGATTTAAAAGCTGTAGTAGAAAACCCTGCATTACAGCGAATGATGGCTTATGCTTTTGCTGGAGACAAAGCAATGGTGTCTGAAAAAACAAAACAATTTTTAGAAGACACACAAGCAGATGAGCTAATGGTAGTATCACATATTTACGATTACGAAGACCGCTTAAAGTCTGTAACTTTATTTGCAGAATTAATGAAAGATCTTAATGCAGTACCAGCTTAA
- a CDS encoding type 1 glutamine amidotransferase domain-containing protein, producing the protein MTNFLKITTLIALVITATSCKNESKQNASDTLAEASQQNEKTMNILFVLTSHDQLGDTGEKTGFWIEEFANPYYTLKDKGANITIATPKGGAAPIDPKSDDESASTEDTKRFNNDEETQKLIANTKVLSTVNAEDFDAVFYPGGHGPLWDLATDETSIKLIETFNSQNKPIAFVCHAPAALKNVKSQDGTPLVKGKKVTGFTNTEEEAVQLTDVVPFLVEDMLKENGGEYSKTEDWGAYALQDGNLITGQNPASSELVAEKLLESLK; encoded by the coding sequence ATGACCAATTTTTTAAAAATCACCACACTAATAGCATTAGTGATTACAGCTACAAGTTGTAAAAATGAATCTAAACAAAACGCTTCTGATACACTTGCAGAAGCATCACAACAAAACGAAAAAACTATGAATATTTTATTTGTATTAACATCTCACGATCAACTAGGAGATACTGGAGAAAAAACTGGGTTTTGGATTGAAGAATTTGCAAATCCATATTACACGTTAAAAGATAAAGGAGCAAACATAACTATTGCAACTCCAAAAGGTGGCGCAGCACCAATAGACCCTAAAAGTGATGATGAAAGCGCAAGTACAGAAGATACTAAACGCTTTAATAACGACGAGGAGACTCAAAAATTAATAGCTAACACAAAAGTACTATCTACTGTAAATGCAGAAGATTTTGACGCTGTATTTTATCCTGGTGGTCATGGACCTTTATGGGATTTAGCGACAGATGAAACTTCTATTAAGTTAATAGAAACGTTTAATTCTCAAAATAAGCCAATAGCTTTTGTATGTCACGCACCAGCAGCTTTAAAAAATGTGAAGTCTCAAGACGGTACACCTTTAGTTAAAGGTAAAAAAGTAACTGGTTTTACAAATACAGAAGAAGAAGCTGTACAGCTTACAGATGTTGTTCCTTTTTTAGTTGAAGACATGCTTAAAGAAAACGGAGGTGAGTATTCTAAAACAGAAGATTGGGGTGCCTATGCATTGCAAGACGGTAACCTTATTACAGGTCAAAACCCAGCATCATCTGAGTTAGTTGCAGAAAAATTGTTAGAATCCCTTAAGTAA
- a CDS encoding GbsR/MarR family transcriptional regulator, protein MNDICHKKRDLVEKLGVFIEQKDSLAPVAARILSYIILTGKVGTTFEDLVTQLCASKSTISTHLNHLSDLKRIEYFTKAGDRKKYYIINRDSILQHIDEMITTWNVQKNLHSEIKDYKESVNNLPETEEKDMFDLTFHINYLEFLAEATSSISNLKEKLKNNPKL, encoded by the coding sequence ATGAATGACATTTGTCATAAGAAAAGAGATTTAGTAGAAAAACTAGGTGTGTTTATTGAGCAAAAAGACAGTCTTGCTCCAGTTGCAGCTAGAATACTCTCCTACATCATATTAACTGGGAAAGTAGGAACTACATTTGAAGATCTTGTTACTCAATTATGTGCTAGTAAAAGCACAATTTCTACACATTTAAATCACTTAAGTGATTTAAAACGAATAGAATATTTCACTAAAGCTGGAGATCGAAAAAAATACTACATCATTAATCGTGACAGTATTTTGCAGCATATAGACGAAATGATAACTACTTGGAATGTTCAGAAAAATCTTCATTCAGAAATTAAAGACTACAAGGAATCTGTAAACAACCTACCAGAAACCGAAGAAAAAGATATGTTCGACCTAACCTTTCATATTAATTATTTAGAATTTTTAGCAGAAGCAACTTCCTCTATCTCTAACTTAAAAGAAAAACTTAAAAACAACCCTAAACTATAA
- a CDS encoding MBL fold metallo-hydrolase, with product MITIIAIIGVLVVSYLLVTTYYPNFGGNISEDRQEQYLASTQFKDGKFHNTNPVPKDLSFIETIPLVYKFFTTKVPNGRPMKNLEVKKTDVKHIENYTGSARLVWFGHSSFLLQIKGKTILLDPMFSNVAAPHPLLGGNRFNKEMPINVKQLKTIDAVIFSHDHYDHLDYETVKSIHEKTKHFFVPLGLGGHLQYWGVPETKITELDWWEDVSYENLKLVCTPAQHFSGRKLNNSQSTLWSSWVITSSSENIYFSGDSGYASHFKSIGEKYGPFDIALLECGQYNEQWSDIHMMPEETAQAGLDVNAKKIMPIHWAGFKLALHDWKDPITRVTKKADALGIEVITPQIGEHIIINDSTNTFNKWWQSL from the coding sequence ATGATAACAATTATAGCAATTATAGGTGTATTGGTTGTATCCTACCTATTGGTTACCACCTATTACCCAAATTTTGGAGGGAATATTTCTGAAGATCGACAAGAACAATACCTAGCGTCTACTCAATTTAAAGACGGGAAATTCCATAATACGAATCCTGTACCTAAAGATTTAAGTTTTATAGAAACTATACCTCTAGTTTATAAATTCTTCACAACTAAAGTTCCTAATGGCCGACCTATGAAAAACTTGGAAGTAAAAAAAACAGACGTTAAACACATTGAAAACTATACGGGTAGCGCTCGCTTGGTTTGGTTTGGACATTCATCATTTTTATTGCAGATAAAAGGGAAAACAATTTTATTAGATCCTATGTTTAGTAACGTAGCTGCTCCACATCCTTTATTAGGAGGTAACAGGTTTAACAAGGAGATGCCAATAAATGTAAAACAGCTTAAAACAATAGATGCTGTTATATTTTCTCACGATCATTATGATCATCTTGATTATGAAACAGTAAAAAGTATACACGAAAAAACTAAGCATTTCTTTGTGCCACTTGGTCTTGGAGGACACTTACAATATTGGGGCGTTCCTGAAACTAAAATAACAGAACTAGATTGGTGGGAAGATGTGTCTTATGAAAATTTAAAATTGGTATGTACACCAGCTCAACATTTCTCAGGTAGAAAGCTTAATAATTCACAAAGCACGTTATGGAGTTCTTGGGTTATTACATCATCATCAGAAAATATATATTTTAGTGGAGATAGTGGTTATGCTTCTCATTTTAAAAGTATAGGTGAAAAATATGGTCCTTTTGATATCGCTTTACTAGAATGTGGCCAATACAATGAACAATGGTCCGATATACATATGATGCCAGAAGAAACCGCTCAAGCTGGTTTGGATGTTAATGCCAAGAAAATTATGCCAATACATTGGGCTGGTTTTAAGTTAGCATTACACGATTGGAAAGACCCGATTACTAGGGTTACAAAAAAAGCTGATGCTTTAGGTATTGAGGTAATAACCCCGCAAATTGGTGAACATATCATTATAAACGATTCAACTAATACTTTTAATAAATGGTGGCAATCACTTTAA
- a CDS encoding Na+/H+ antiporter NhaC family protein encodes MTEIPLVSPKSSFKALLPLFVFVFTFLGVGIYQGDFYALPSPIAVIVGIITAFILFKDTINAKINTLLKGCGDDKILTMCLIYLLAGAFATVTKATGSVDAIVSLGLDVIPIQYIYFGVFIIAAFLSVSTGTSVGAIVALAPIVVGIANQGGVSLPILCGGLLGGAMFGDNLSVISDTTIAATQSLGCKMSDKFKQNIKIALPAAIATIIILIIQGFGFQPTEVIEASQQYSILKILPYLLVIALSIIGINVFVVLLLGVIAAGVLGLVYADFTIIEFTTLAYTGFTSMTEIFLLSLLTGGLAALVEKHGGIQFILDKIKSLINNKATAQLGIGALVSSINLAIANNTVSIIIAGPIAKTINDDYSLDNKKTASILDIFACITQGLLPYGAQVLMILSLTEGAIDYLDLISNTWYLLLLLVWTLLFMTFKPLTNSKKRNRI; translated from the coding sequence ATGACAGAAATACCTTTAGTATCCCCAAAATCAAGTTTTAAAGCTTTACTCCCACTTTTTGTATTTGTATTTACCTTTTTAGGCGTAGGTATTTATCAGGGAGATTTTTATGCACTTCCTTCTCCCATCGCAGTAATTGTTGGTATCATAACCGCATTTATACTTTTTAAAGACACAATAAATGCTAAAATAAATACTTTACTTAAAGGCTGCGGAGATGACAAAATCCTAACAATGTGCCTCATCTATTTGCTTGCGGGAGCTTTTGCAACAGTTACCAAAGCAACAGGAAGTGTAGATGCTATAGTAAGCTTAGGCTTAGATGTTATTCCTATTCAATATATTTATTTTGGAGTATTTATTATTGCAGCATTCTTATCTGTTTCAACCGGTACATCTGTTGGTGCAATTGTAGCTCTAGCCCCAATTGTAGTTGGTATTGCAAATCAAGGTGGTGTATCCTTACCAATACTTTGTGGTGGCTTACTTGGTGGAGCAATGTTTGGCGACAACCTTTCTGTAATATCTGATACTACAATTGCTGCCACACAATCTTTAGGATGTAAAATGAGTGACAAGTTTAAACAGAATATTAAAATTGCATTACCTGCTGCAATTGCAACCATTATTATACTTATTATACAAGGATTCGGATTTCAGCCAACAGAGGTAATTGAAGCCTCACAACAGTATTCAATTTTAAAAATATTACCATACCTGTTAGTAATAGCATTAAGTATTATTGGAATAAATGTATTTGTAGTATTGCTATTAGGTGTTATTGCTGCAGGAGTTTTAGGTTTGGTCTATGCAGATTTCACCATTATTGAGTTTACAACATTAGCATATACAGGTTTTACCAGTATGACAGAAATTTTCTTACTCTCTCTACTTACTGGAGGTTTAGCAGCATTAGTTGAAAAGCATGGCGGTATACAGTTTATTTTGGATAAGATTAAGTCTTTAATAAATAATAAAGCAACTGCTCAGCTTGGCATTGGTGCACTAGTAAGCAGTATAAATTTGGCTATAGCAAATAATACTGTCTCTATAATTATAGCAGGACCAATAGCCAAAACTATTAATGATGATTATAGCTTAGATAACAAAAAAACAGCATCTATTCTTGACATTTTTGCGTGTATTACTCAAGGTTTACTTCCTTATGGGGCTCAAGTACTAATGATTTTAAGTCTTACAGAAGGCGCTATAGATTATCTAGACCTAATATCTAACACCTGGTACTTATTACTGTTATTAGTGTGGACACTTTTGTTTATGACATTTAAACCTTTAACTAACTCTAAAAAACGAAATCGCATTTAA